Proteins encoded in a region of the Mucilaginibacter sabulilitoris genome:
- a CDS encoding glucosaminidase domain-containing protein: MKKILLITTLLISTLAASAQKNTSTSYIEKFKDDAVRIMHETGIPASIVLGVAMHESGCGNSNIAQKLNNQFGVKGGGGAVYTKHNKKVRTPYKRYDSVLDSFQDFARIMTERKQFSHLADALTHYDYLGWAKGIQRSGYAGSRKWASQVLGIIKKYDLHDLDEKPADSSNVATRPQLAETN; this comes from the coding sequence ATGAAGAAAATCTTACTGATTACAACATTGTTGATCTCAACATTAGCTGCTTCAGCGCAAAAAAACACTTCAACATCTTATATCGAGAAATTTAAAGACGATGCCGTGCGTATTATGCACGAAACCGGGATCCCGGCAAGCATTGTTTTAGGCGTAGCCATGCATGAGTCGGGTTGCGGCAACAGCAACATCGCCCAAAAGTTAAACAACCAGTTTGGCGTAAAAGGCGGTGGTGGCGCGGTTTATACCAAACACAATAAAAAAGTACGTACACCCTACAAAAGATACGATTCTGTGCTGGATTCGTTTCAGGATTTTGCCCGCATCATGACCGAACGCAAGCAATTCAGCCACCTGGCCGACGCGCTTACCCATTATGATTATTTGGGCTGGGCAAAAGGCATACAACGCAGCGGTTATGCTGGCAGTCGCAAGTGGGCATCGCAGGTACTTGGTATTATTAAAAAATATGACCTGCATGACCTCGACGAAAAACCCGCAGACAGTTCAAACGTGGCCACCCGGCCGCAATTAGCAGAAACAAACTGA
- a CDS encoding O-methyltransferase, producing MDILPHDLQAYLDDHCDPEPEALQKLNRETHLKVLRPHMLSGHYQGRLLSFLSKMIQPKLILEVGTFTGYSAICLAEGLAEGGILHSIEVNREMEEIIISHFKSTNVENKIKLHFGQAEDIIADLEEDNFDLVFIDADKKNNYTYFQLAFNKVRSGGLIIIDNVLWKGKVYGTEKDTDTENIRKLNDQIAVDSRVEKLILPVRDGLLVIRKK from the coding sequence ATGGATATTCTACCCCATGACCTTCAGGCATACTTAGATGACCATTGCGATCCGGAGCCGGAAGCCTTGCAAAAGCTCAACCGCGAAACGCATTTAAAGGTACTTCGGCCGCACATGCTGTCGGGCCATTACCAGGGCCGCCTGCTCAGTTTCCTGAGCAAAATGATACAGCCAAAGCTCATACTGGAAGTGGGCACCTTTACCGGTTACTCGGCTATTTGCCTGGCCGAAGGGCTTGCCGAAGGTGGCATACTCCATTCCATTGAGGTGAACCGAGAAATGGAGGAAATCATTATTTCACACTTTAAATCAACAAATGTTGAAAATAAAATAAAACTGCATTTTGGCCAGGCAGAGGACATTATTGCTGATTTAGAGGAAGATAATTTTGATTTGGTGTTTATTGATGCCGATAAAAAGAATAATTATACTTACTTTCAATTAGCCTTTAATAAGGTACGGTCCGGAGGATTGATAATAATTGATAATGTTTTGTGGAAAGGAAAGGTATATGGTACCGAAAAAGATACCGATACTGAGAATATCCGCAAACTAAATGACCAGATAGCTGTTGACAGCAGGGTAGAAAAACTGATCCTGCCGGTACGCGACGGGCTGCTGGTTATCAGAAAAAAATAA
- the ruvX gene encoding Holliday junction resolvase RuvX, with translation MARIMAFDYGTKRIGIAVTDPLQIIATGLDTIHPQYIVDYLKNYLQTEQVERFIVGEPKQMDNTPSQSAMHVKGFVTILTKNFPQIPIEMLDERFTSKMASATIAQSGMNKKNRQNKELVDTISAVILLQSYMDRRLF, from the coding sequence ATGGCCCGAATAATGGCTTTTGATTATGGTACCAAACGCATAGGCATTGCGGTTACCGATCCGTTGCAAATCATCGCTACCGGCCTGGATACCATACACCCGCAATATATTGTCGACTATTTGAAAAATTACCTGCAAACCGAACAGGTGGAACGCTTTATTGTAGGCGAACCCAAGCAAATGGACAATACACCATCGCAATCGGCCATGCATGTAAAAGGGTTTGTCACTATCCTTACCAAGAATTTCCCGCAGATTCCCATCGAAATGCTTGACGAGCGCTTCACCTCCAAAATGGCATCTGCCACCATAGCCCAAAGCGGCATGAACAAAAAAAACCGGCAAAATAAAGAACTGGTTGATACTATATCGGCAGTGATACTGCTGCAGAGCTACATGGACCGCAGATTATTTTGA
- a CDS encoding DNA polymerase III subunit, with the protein MQFKHIVGQADVKQRLINTVKENRVSHAQLFLGPEGSGSLPLAVAYAQYLSCEDKQLDDSCGICSSCRKYEKLMHPDLHFSYPFFAKHKDDTALTFIEQWRDAFINNPYMNLDTWRGYLDAENKQANINIAECHQIIKKLSFKPFESVYKILILWLPEYLDKEGNALLKIIEEPQPNTLFILVAQNQDQILNTILSRTQLVKIPSLDYDEVKQHLITEHNQTEDAAAEIAYLSNGNLTEALTMLQHDNKGYHDLFVQWLRFCFSNKGLEVLTFVDQFAKMGRENQKNFLRYGISFIRECCLLMAGAGNLVHLPAKELETAQKMTNVLSIDKAQYISTELEKAHYHVERNANPKILFLDVSLQIIKILNLKTIPAGSQYIPN; encoded by the coding sequence ATGCAGTTTAAACACATAGTAGGACAGGCGGATGTTAAACAACGATTGATTAATACGGTGAAAGAGAACCGGGTAAGTCACGCGCAGTTGTTTTTGGGTCCCGAAGGATCGGGAAGCCTGCCCCTTGCTGTGGCCTATGCGCAGTACTTATCTTGTGAAGATAAACAGCTTGACGACTCCTGTGGCATATGTTCCTCATGCCGCAAGTATGAAAAACTGATGCACCCCGACCTGCATTTTTCGTACCCGTTTTTTGCCAAACATAAAGATGATACCGCGCTTACCTTTATTGAGCAATGGCGCGATGCCTTTATCAATAATCCTTACATGAACCTGGATACCTGGCGCGGGTATCTTGATGCCGAAAACAAACAGGCCAATATCAATATTGCCGAGTGCCACCAAATCATCAAAAAGCTGAGCTTTAAGCCTTTTGAGTCAGTTTATAAAATATTGATACTTTGGCTGCCCGAATATTTAGACAAAGAAGGGAACGCCTTATTGAAAATTATTGAGGAGCCGCAGCCAAATACCCTGTTTATACTGGTGGCACAAAACCAGGATCAGATACTGAATACCATTTTGTCGCGTACGCAGCTCGTCAAAATCCCTTCGCTGGATTATGATGAGGTGAAACAGCACCTCATTACCGAACATAACCAGACAGAGGATGCTGCGGCCGAAATAGCTTACCTGAGCAACGGCAATTTAACCGAGGCTTTAACCATGCTGCAGCATGATAATAAAGGCTACCATGACCTTTTTGTGCAGTGGCTGCGCTTTTGTTTTTCAAACAAGGGGCTGGAAGTTTTAACCTTTGTTGACCAGTTTGCCAAAATGGGCCGCGAAAACCAGAAAAACTTTTTACGCTACGGTATCAGCTTTATCCGCGAGTGCTGTTTGCTGATGGCGGGGGCGGGCAACCTGGTGCATTTACCGGCAAAGGAACTGGAAACCGCACAAAAAATGACCAACGTGCTTAGTATAGATAAGGCGCAATATATAAGTACAGAGCTTGAAAAGGCACATTACCATGTAGAGAGAAATGCAAATCCGAAAATTTTATTTTTAGATGTATCTTTACAGATTATAAAAATATTAAATTTAAAAACCATCCCTGCGGGGAGTCAATATATACCAAATTAA
- a CDS encoding PSP1 domain-containing protein, translated as MGCGSCSTGGGCSPAGCKSNGSCLTNGCSKLDVYDWLSHMDMPTNYTPFKVIEIKFKGSRKEFFLNVDNIYLEAGDLVAVEAATGGYDIGHVSLTGELVRMQMVKRHVKEADVVKKIYRRATPADVDKWKAAKDMEWETMHKSRKLALDLNLSMKLSDVDYQGDKTKATFYYTAEGRVDFRELIKKMAETFRIRIEMRQIGMRQEASRLGGIGSCGRELCCSTWLTDFKTVSTSAARYQNLSLNTLKLAGQCGKLKCCLNYELDTYMDALKYIPDNVNVLKTEKGEARLQKTDIFKKIMWFSYPREESWVPLPISKVKEIQQLNKDGVIPADLGEIVEVETQPAKALDYENVVGQDSLTRLDERSRNNNKKKNNKNRNKNPKPGGQQADNRSGNQPNQQRQAGAPAAEKPAQGTPTQDGNKQQQNRPQQNKPQQQQGNRPPQAAQEGGKPQNNNRRNRPNRPNNPNRNNTNNSTPPDSNQ; from the coding sequence ATGGGATGTGGAAGTTGCTCAACAGGGGGCGGATGCTCACCTGCGGGCTGCAAAAGTAACGGGTCATGCCTTACTAATGGTTGCAGCAAATTAGATGTTTACGATTGGCTGTCGCACATGGACATGCCAACAAACTATACGCCTTTTAAGGTAATTGAGATAAAATTTAAAGGCTCCAGAAAAGAGTTTTTTTTAAACGTCGATAATATTTACCTCGAAGCCGGCGACCTTGTAGCTGTTGAAGCTGCTACCGGAGGTTATGATATAGGCCATGTATCACTAACCGGCGAACTGGTGCGCATGCAAATGGTAAAGCGCCATGTTAAAGAAGCCGATGTGGTGAAAAAAATATACCGCCGCGCCACTCCTGCCGATGTGGACAAATGGAAAGCTGCCAAAGATATGGAATGGGAAACCATGCATAAATCGCGCAAGCTGGCCCTTGACCTTAACCTGAGCATGAAACTGAGCGATGTGGATTACCAGGGCGATAAAACCAAAGCCACCTTTTATTATACAGCCGAAGGCCGCGTTGATTTCAGGGAGCTGATCAAAAAAATGGCCGAAACCTTCCGCATCCGTATCGAGATGAGGCAGATTGGTATGAGGCAAGAGGCAAGCCGCCTCGGTGGTATTGGCTCCTGCGGCCGTGAACTTTGCTGCTCAACCTGGTTAACCGATTTTAAAACGGTATCAACCTCGGCTGCCCGTTATCAAAACCTGTCGTTAAATACCCTGAAGCTGGCCGGTCAATGCGGCAAGTTAAAATGCTGTTTAAACTACGAGCTGGACACCTATATGGATGCCCTTAAATATATACCTGATAACGTGAATGTGCTGAAAACTGAAAAGGGAGAAGCCCGTTTGCAAAAAACAGATATCTTTAAAAAGATCATGTGGTTCAGCTATCCGCGCGAAGAATCATGGGTGCCGCTGCCGATCAGCAAAGTTAAGGAGATACAACAGCTTAATAAGGATGGTGTTATCCCTGCCGATCTGGGCGAAATAGTGGAAGTGGAAACACAGCCGGCAAAAGCGCTCGACTATGAAAATGTGGTAGGTCAAGATAGCTTGACCAGGCTTGATGAACGCAGTCGCAACAATAACAAAAAGAAGAACAACAAGAACCGTAATAAAAACCCAAAACCAGGCGGACAACAGGCAGATAACCGTTCTGGAAATCAGCCAAACCAGCAACGCCAGGCGGGAGCCCCCGCTGCCGAAAAACCGGCACAAGGCACACCGACACAGGATGGCAACAAACAACAACAGAACAGGCCACAGCAAAATAAACCACAACAACAGCAGGGTAACCGGCCGCCACAGGCCGCCCAAGAAGGTGGTAAGCCGCAAAATAACAACAGGCGCAACCGGCCAAACCGACCCAACAACCCAAATCGTAACAACACTAATAACAGCACCCCTCCGGATAGCAATCAATAA
- a CDS encoding gliding motility lipoprotein GldH, producing MKRAFNIIYPAACMLFIMLLGSCTDPQAVIDNNIALPDHNWSYVNRMRFDCKIDDEAAAYNLYLNLRVTDNYKYSNLFVLIYQSQPGSKAKVTRYELKLAAADGEWYGKGSGNLYSYQVPFKTNYKFPAKGSYHFEVEQNMRDNPLHEVSDVGLRVEKAK from the coding sequence ATGAAGCGGGCATTTAACATCATTTACCCGGCAGCATGTATGTTATTCATCATGCTGTTGGGCAGTTGTACGGATCCACAGGCGGTTATAGATAATAATATCGCCCTTCCCGATCATAACTGGTCGTACGTGAACAGAATGAGGTTTGATTGTAAAATTGATGACGAAGCCGCGGCTTATAACCTTTACCTCAATTTACGGGTAACGGATAATTATAAATACTCCAACCTGTTTGTGCTTATTTATCAATCGCAGCCGGGCAGCAAAGCAAAGGTAACCCGTTATGAGCTAAAGCTGGCCGCGGCTGACGGCGAATGGTACGGCAAAGGATCGGGCAATTTATACAGTTACCAGGTGCCGTTTAAAACCAATTACAAATTCCCGGCTAAAGGCAGTTACCATTTCGAGGTAGAGCAAAACATGCGTGATAACCCCCTGCATGAGGTGAGCGACGTGGGCTTAAGGGTGGAGAAGGCAAAGTAG
- the rmuC gene encoding DNA recombination protein RmuC codes for MSAEVLLIVSLVILVISVFLFVKKPKAVDLISAEELNRIRNEHDMLKIALARAEEKADIIANEKENIIQLLKDEKTRMLDELLYERTQLAQANQQLESSRSYYKSQQEKMQEQKVEIEHIRTQFQREFENVAEKLLKEKSKEFIDVNRTNLDIVLTPLKENLKAFEDKVEKVYNMEAAERNTLKGVITQLMDLNKQISDEAQNLTKALKGDNKKQGNWGEVILERVLERSGLVRDQEYRIQAAMQATDGTRYQPDVIIDLPDDKHLVIDSKVSLIAYERLVNADTEEDRKLFAKAHVESLRGHISGLSAKKYHDLYKINSPDFVLLFVPIESSFSIAVQLDGELFNYAWDKKVVIVSPSTLLATLRTIASMWKQERQNRNVLEIARLSGDMYDKFVGFLGDMDGIGRNINQTQTAYNSALNKLSDGRGNLTSTAERIKKLGAKADKQIDQKFIGEE; via the coding sequence ATGAGTGCTGAAGTTCTGCTTATCGTTTCCCTGGTAATATTGGTTATATCGGTTTTCTTGTTTGTTAAAAAACCCAAAGCCGTTGATCTGATCTCGGCTGAAGAGCTTAACAGGATCAGGAATGAGCATGATATGCTTAAAATTGCCCTGGCCAGAGCCGAGGAAAAGGCCGATATCATAGCAAACGAAAAAGAAAACATCATTCAGCTTTTAAAGGACGAAAAAACACGCATGCTCGATGAACTGCTGTATGAACGTACGCAGCTTGCCCAGGCAAATCAGCAACTGGAAAGTTCGCGCTCATACTATAAATCGCAGCAGGAAAAAATGCAGGAGCAAAAGGTAGAGATCGAACATATTCGCACCCAGTTTCAGCGCGAGTTTGAAAACGTAGCCGAGAAACTGCTCAAAGAGAAATCAAAGGAGTTTATTGATGTAAACCGTACCAATCTTGATATAGTACTTACCCCGCTGAAAGAAAACCTGAAGGCTTTTGAAGACAAGGTTGAAAAGGTTTACAATATGGAGGCCGCCGAGCGGAACACCCTGAAGGGGGTAATTACCCAGCTGATGGACCTCAACAAACAGATTAGCGACGAAGCCCAGAATTTGACTAAAGCCCTCAAAGGGGATAATAAGAAACAGGGGAATTGGGGCGAAGTGATACTGGAGCGTGTGCTGGAACGGTCGGGCCTGGTACGCGATCAGGAATATCGCATACAAGCCGCCATGCAGGCCACTGACGGCACCCGTTACCAGCCCGACGTAATTATAGACCTGCCGGATGACAAACACCTTGTGATCGACTCTAAAGTATCGCTTATTGCTTACGAACGCCTGGTAAATGCCGACACCGAAGAAGACCGAAAGCTTTTTGCCAAGGCACATGTCGAATCGCTCCGCGGTCATATCAGCGGCTTATCGGCTAAAAAATATCATGACCTGTACAAGATCAATTCGCCCGATTTTGTGCTGCTTTTTGTGCCGATAGAGTCGTCGTTCAGTATAGCGGTACAGTTAGATGGCGAACTTTTTAATTATGCCTGGGACAAAAAGGTGGTGATTGTTAGTCCATCGACTTTATTGGCTACCCTGCGAACCATTGCCAGTATGTGGAAACAGGAACGTCAGAACCGCAACGTGCTGGAGATAGCCCGCCTCAGCGGTGATATGTACGACAAGTTTGTGGGCTTCCTGGGCGATATGGATGGCATTGGCCGCAATATAAACCAAACCCAAACCGCTTATAATAGCGCACTTAATAAATTGTCTGATGGTCGTGGTAACCTAACCAGCACCGCAGAGCGTATCAAGAAACTCGGTGCCAAAGCCGATAAACAAATTGATCAGAAATTTATAGGGGAGGAGTAA
- a CDS encoding GIY-YIG nuclease family protein — MLYKQGHVYIMSNLYRTTFYIGVTSDLRTRVWQHINGEGSAFVKKYSLHYLLYFEYFERITDAIDREKQLKRWHQDWKINLIKSVNPEMEDLKGQLEL, encoded by the coding sequence ATGCTTTATAAGCAAGGACATGTTTATATCATGTCAAATCTTTATCGAACAACATTCTATATAGGTGTAACCAGCGATTTGCGCACAAGGGTTTGGCAACATATAAATGGAGAAGGGTCCGCATTTGTTAAAAAATATAGCCTTCACTACTTGTTATATTTTGAATATTTTGAAAGAATAACTGATGCGATAGACCGGGAAAAACAGCTAAAAAGGTGGCATCAGGATTGGAAAATTAATCTGATTAAATCAGTAAACCCCGAGATGGAGGATTTAAAAGGACAGTTGGAATTATAA
- the thiL gene encoding thiamine-phosphate kinase, whose product MFENQDRTNLDDLGEFGLIDHLTKSIKLTQQSTVKGVGDDAAVLDFTGKKVLVSTDMLLEGIHFDLAYTPLKHLGYKAIQVNLSDIYAMNGTASQVTVSIGMSSKFPLEAIEELYQGIYIACEKYNVDLVGGDTTSSKQGLVISVTSIGYADEADVTYRNTAGEGDLLCVSGDLGGAYVGLQLLEREKLIYLENPKIQPDLEGKDYIVERQLKPEARRDIVELLKSIDVKPTAMIDVSDGLASEILHICKQSDKGCNLYEEKIPLDPMTYETAREFNLDPTVCALSGGEDYELLFTVKQADYDKIKFKMDITIIGHITEPSAGCNLITKTGNVHPLKAQGWNAFKQD is encoded by the coding sequence ATGTTTGAAAATCAAGACAGAACTAATTTAGATGACCTTGGCGAATTTGGCCTGATAGATCATCTGACAAAAAGTATAAAGCTAACACAGCAAAGTACCGTAAAAGGTGTTGGTGACGATGCTGCTGTACTTGATTTTACAGGTAAAAAAGTATTGGTAAGTACTGATATGTTGCTGGAGGGTATCCACTTTGACCTGGCTTATACACCGCTAAAACATTTGGGTTACAAAGCCATACAGGTAAACCTGAGCGATATTTATGCCATGAATGGTACCGCGTCGCAGGTTACGGTTTCTATCGGTATGTCGAGCAAATTTCCGCTGGAAGCTATTGAAGAACTTTACCAGGGCATTTATATTGCCTGCGAAAAGTATAATGTTGATTTGGTTGGCGGCGATACCACCTCCTCAAAACAAGGTTTGGTAATCAGCGTAACGTCTATTGGTTATGCCGATGAAGCTGATGTAACCTACCGCAATACAGCAGGCGAAGGCGACCTGCTTTGTGTATCAGGCGATCTTGGCGGGGCGTACGTTGGTTTACAATTACTGGAACGCGAAAAACTGATCTACCTCGAAAATCCAAAAATTCAGCCCGATCTGGAAGGTAAAGATTACATAGTGGAGCGCCAGCTAAAACCGGAGGCCCGTCGTGATATTGTAGAACTGCTGAAAAGTATTGACGTAAAACCAACCGCTATGATTGACGTATCTGACGGCCTTGCATCCGAGATTTTGCACATCTGTAAACAAAGCGATAAAGGGTGTAATTTATACGAAGAAAAGATTCCGCTCGACCCCATGACGTATGAAACAGCCCGCGAATTTAACCTCGACCCTACGGTTTGTGCCTTAAGCGGTGGTGAGGATTACGAATTGCTTTTTACCGTAAAGCAGGCCGATTACGACAAAATAAAGTTTAAAATGGATATCACTATTATTGGTCATATTACCGAACCTTCTGCCGGTTGTAATCTCATTACCAAAACAGGTAATGTTCATCCTTTAAAAGCCCAGGGCTGGAACGCATTTAAACAAGACTAA
- the nadA gene encoding quinolinate synthase NadA translates to MDIFEEIKVKGFVDEYIDPTLDLFDEIEKLKKEKNAVILAHYYQEPDIQDIADYIGDSLGLSQQAAKTDADVIVFAGVHFMAETAKILSPNKKVLLPDLKAGCSLADSCPPHLFKKFKENYPDHLVITYVNCTAELKALSDIVCTSSNAVAIVESLPKDQKIIFGPDKNLGAYVAKKTGRDLVLWNGACMVHEIFSREKITKLKERHPGAKLLAHPECEETILQMADYIGSTTGILKYAGNHPDKEFIVATEAGILHQMQKENPDKVFIPAPPNNTCACNDCPHMKRNTLEKLYLCLKNGSPEITVPEHIIERAVKPIERMLEISARLGL, encoded by the coding sequence ATGGATATCTTCGAAGAAATAAAAGTGAAAGGATTTGTGGACGAATACATCGACCCCACACTGGATCTTTTTGATGAAATTGAAAAACTTAAAAAGGAAAAAAATGCTGTCATTTTGGCCCACTACTACCAGGAACCTGATATTCAGGATATTGCAGACTATATTGGCGACAGTCTTGGGCTATCGCAACAAGCTGCAAAAACCGATGCCGATGTTATTGTTTTTGCCGGTGTACACTTCATGGCCGAAACAGCCAAGATACTTTCACCCAACAAGAAAGTTTTATTACCCGACTTAAAAGCCGGCTGCTCATTAGCTGATAGTTGCCCGCCTCACCTGTTTAAAAAGTTTAAGGAAAACTATCCCGATCACCTGGTGATCACTTATGTAAACTGCACAGCCGAATTAAAAGCTTTAAGTGATATTGTTTGTACATCAAGTAACGCTGTGGCCATTGTAGAAAGTTTACCAAAAGATCAGAAGATCATATTTGGCCCGGATAAAAACCTGGGGGCTTATGTTGCTAAAAAAACCGGACGTGATTTGGTATTGTGGAATGGGGCCTGTATGGTTCACGAAATTTTTTCAAGGGAGAAAATAACCAAACTGAAAGAAAGGCACCCTGGAGCTAAATTGCTGGCCCACCCGGAATGTGAGGAAACTATATTGCAAATGGCCGATTATATCGGTTCGACAACAGGGATACTGAAATATGCAGGTAACCATCCCGATAAAGAATTTATTGTAGCTACTGAGGCAGGCATACTACACCAGATGCAAAAGGAAAACCCTGATAAAGTGTTTATTCCGGCGCCGCCAAATAATACCTGTGCCTGTAACGATTGTCCGCATATGAAACGTAACACACTCGAAAAATTATACCTGTGTTTAAAGAACGGATCACCTGAAATTACTGTACCAGAGCATATTATAGAACGCGCAGTAAAACCTATTGAACGCATGCTCGAAATATCGGCGCGACTGGGATTGTAG
- the nadB gene encoding L-aspartate oxidase → MTKTVDFLVVGSGIAGLSFALKAAKHGKVLIVTKSNEDESNTKYAQGGVAVVVDKKEDSFEKHIEDTLISGDGLCDHEVVEAVVKEGPERINEIIDYGTNFDKTNEGFYDLAKEGGHSEFRVLHYKDVTGWEIERSLLEEIHKNPNIEILTHYFAVDLITQHHLGELVGKSSTDITCYGIYAFNTESNVVEKILSKVTVMASGGAGHIYAITTNPTIATGDGIAMVYRAKGKVRNMEFMQFHPTALYNPGEYPSFLVSEAVRGFGGVLRRTNGEEFMQEYDPRKSLAPRDITARAIDAEIKKSGEDFVYLDIRHRSKNDILNHFPNIYAKCLEIGIDMTKDMIPVAPACHYMCGGIMVDHVGQSSILRLYACGECSSTGLHGANRLASNSLLEALVFAHRIYKDAIEKFEKNVIPDNIPDWDEKGVQLSNEDILVTHNVREMQKLMNDYVGIVRSDFRLERAMRRLGLLYEETEDFYKKTKLSVKLCELRNLIQVSFIVVKSAMLRKESRGLHFTTDYPGHAEEVKDTVF, encoded by the coding sequence ATGACTAAAACTGTTGATTTTTTGGTAGTGGGATCGGGTATTGCCGGACTAAGCTTTGCACTCAAAGCTGCAAAGCATGGTAAGGTTCTGATAGTTACAAAATCAAATGAAGACGAATCAAATACTAAGTACGCACAAGGTGGTGTGGCTGTAGTTGTGGATAAAAAAGAAGATTCTTTTGAAAAGCATATAGAAGATACCTTAATATCTGGTGATGGGCTTTGCGACCATGAAGTAGTGGAAGCGGTTGTTAAAGAGGGGCCGGAAAGAATTAATGAAATTATTGATTACGGAACCAATTTTGATAAGACAAATGAAGGCTTTTATGACCTGGCTAAAGAAGGCGGCCACTCCGAATTTCGGGTATTACATTATAAGGATGTTACAGGTTGGGAAATTGAGCGCTCGTTGTTAGAGGAGATCCATAAAAACCCCAATATTGAGATATTAACACACTATTTTGCGGTAGATCTGATAACCCAGCACCATTTAGGTGAGCTGGTGGGCAAATCAAGCACTGATATTACCTGTTACGGAATTTATGCTTTTAACACCGAAAGTAATGTTGTTGAAAAGATATTATCAAAGGTTACTGTAATGGCATCTGGTGGTGCCGGCCATATATATGCTATAACTACTAACCCAACCATTGCTACGGGCGATGGTATCGCTATGGTTTATAGGGCAAAGGGTAAGGTACGCAATATGGAATTTATGCAGTTTCACCCTACGGCACTTTATAACCCCGGTGAATATCCTTCTTTTTTAGTGTCGGAAGCAGTTCGTGGTTTTGGTGGCGTATTAAGACGTACAAACGGCGAGGAATTTATGCAGGAATATGATCCGCGTAAATCATTGGCACCGCGAGATATTACCGCAAGAGCTATTGATGCCGAGATCAAAAAATCGGGTGAGGATTTTGTTTACCTGGATATCAGGCATCGCAGTAAAAATGATATTTTAAATCATTTTCCTAATATATATGCCAAATGCCTGGAGATAGGTATTGACATGACCAAGGATATGATACCTGTAGCGCCGGCCTGTCATTATATGTGTGGGGGTATTATGGTTGATCATGTCGGTCAGTCATCCATCTTACGTTTGTATGCCTGTGGCGAGTGTTCATCTACCGGACTACATGGAGCTAATCGTTTGGCTTCCAATTCATTATTAGAGGCTTTGGTATTTGCGCACCGTATTTATAAAGATGCTATTGAAAAGTTTGAAAAAAATGTTATTCCTGATAATATTCCTGATTGGGACGAGAAGGGTGTACAGCTGTCAAATGAAGATATTCTGGTAACCCACAACGTACGCGAAATGCAAAAGTTGATGAATGACTATGTGGGTATTGTACGCTCTGATTTTAGGCTGGAAAGGGCTATGCGCAGACTGGGCTTACTATATGAAGAAACAGAGGATTTTTATAAAAAGACAAAGCTGTCTGTTAAGCTTTGCGAATTGCGTAATCTGATACAGGTATCGTTCATTGTAGTAAAATCGGCCATGCTGCGCAAGGAGAGCAGGGGATTACATTTTACTACTGATTATCCCGGACACGCGGAAGAGGTTAAGGATACGGTGTTTTAA
- a CDS encoding gamma carbonic anhydrase family protein has translation MSVILPVKDKNPVWGDDCFIAPNATIVGDVVMGKNCSVWFNAVIRGDVHYIKIGDNTNIQDGAVIHATYLKAATNIGSNVSIGHNALVHGCTLHDHTLVGMGAIVMDHVVVNEFVIIAAGAVVLENTICESGYLYAGIPAKKIKPLTDEQKAMLKQLPNNYIMYSGWFKE, from the coding sequence ATGTCTGTTATACTGCCCGTAAAAGATAAAAACCCGGTTTGGGGTGACGATTGTTTTATAGCTCCTAATGCCACTATTGTAGGTGATGTGGTGATGGGGAAAAACTGTTCTGTTTGGTTTAATGCGGTGATACGCGGCGATGTACATTATATTAAGATAGGGGATAATACCAATATTCAGGATGGGGCAGTGATACACGCTACTTACTTAAAAGCGGCTACGAATATTGGCAGTAATGTATCTATCGGGCACAACGCGCTGGTACACGGCTGTACACTGCATGATCATACCCTGGTGGGTATGGGCGCCATAGTGATGGATCATGTGGTTGTTAATGAGTTTGTAATTATTGCTGCAGGCGCTGTAGTATTAGAAAATACCATTTGTGAATCAGGTTATTTGTACGCGGGTATCCCAGCTAAAAAAATTAAACCGCTAACCGACGAGCAAAAAGCTATGCTTAAACAATTACCTAATAATTATATTATGTACTCTG